The Clarias gariepinus isolate MV-2021 ecotype Netherlands chromosome 4, CGAR_prim_01v2, whole genome shotgun sequence genome window below encodes:
- the clcn1b gene encoding chloride channel protein 1 isoform X1 translates to MTPGLSHSSSVKKPQPYSKCQDCLRRMQRYMITKLGEDWIFLVLLGLTMALVSWSMDYASAKSLQAYKWMYGELKGNVALQYLAWITYPIILIVFSSLFCHLVCPQAIGSGIPEMKTILRGVVLKEYLTLKAFVAKVIGLTASLGSSMPLGKEGPFVHIASICAAVLSKVMSIFTGVYENPYGYTDILTVGCAVGVGCCFGTPLGGVLFSIEVTSTYFAVRNYWRGYFAATFSAFIFRVLSVWNKDSVTITALFRTKFRMDFPFDLQELPAFAVIGISCGFLGAFFVYLNRQVVLFMRRPTALTQFLTKYRLIYPGVVTLIIASFTFPPGFGQFMAGELMPRECINSLFDNFTWTKVWDATTEPGLGRSRAWFHSEVSIFIILIIFFIMKFWMSAVSTTMPIPSGAFMPVFILGAAFGRLVGEIMATLFPNGILFDGIVYRILPGGYAVIGAAAMTGAVTHTVSTAVICFELTGQISHILPMMVAVILANMVAQGLQPSLYDSIIQVKKLPYLPELGFGHISKYNIFVEDIMVRKVKFLSPQTTYRELLQLLQATTLKSIPVVDSKESMILLGSIERCELQAACDWWLSAERRITNQGQAVRSPGSVVSWESFSLVDEEGGEGSKVKENTVSEEQNGPVETVGDPANHTAPGVLGFMRGALHRLLSNSMSTEQAESQDAPVSAPVTDSMTPDEIKIWEDAELDKPIDIDQIRIDPSPFQLVERTSLHKTHTLFSLLGLSHAYVTSIGKLVGVVALKELQKAIEGSTRSGVRLRPPLASFRDASRKKTKEHAHPSSAPSSPTREREVRCEEENKETKAEECKVNVDSNSRSSGNSAQVQPPSTSSPTSTSIPLASLHRLPEQMTNGEGESDYDLV, encoded by the exons ATGACCCCAGGACTTAGCCACTCCTCCTCGGTAAAGAAACCTCAACCTTACTCAAAATGCCAAG ATTGCCTAAGGCGGATGCAGAGGTATATGATAACAAAGCTTGGGGAGGATTGGATCTTCTTGGTGCTTCTGGGTCTCACAATGGCTTTAGTCAGCTGGAGTATGGACTATGCCAGTGCGAAGAGCCTGCAAG CTTACAAATGGATGTATGGTGAACTGAAAGGGAATGTAGCACTTCAGTATCTGGCCTGGATTACATATCCTATCATTCTGATTGTGTTCTCCTCCCTCTTCTGCCACCTGGTTTGTCCACAAGCTATAG GCTCTGGTATCCCAGAGATGAAGACTATTCTGCGCGGGGTGGTGCTGAAAGAGTATTTGACGCTGAAAGCTTTTGTGGCCAAAGTCATCGGTTTAACTGCAAGCCTGGGCAGTAGCATGCCTTTAGgaaaagag GGACCTTTTGTCCACATTGCAAGTATCTGTGCTGCTGTGCTGAGTAAAGTCATGTCCATTTTTACAGGAGTGTATGAG AACCCCTATGGCTACACTGATATTCTGACAGTGGGGTGTGCTGTAGGGGTCGGCTGCTGTTTCGGCACTCCCCTTGGAG GTGTGTTGTTCAGTATTGAGGTCACATCCACTTATTTTGCTGTGAGGAATTATTGGCGAGGATACTTCGCTGCTACGTTCAGTGCCTTTATATTCAGAGTGCTGTCTGTGTGGAACAAAGACTCTG TCACAATTACAGCTCTGTTTCGTACAAAATTCCGGATGGACTTTCCTTTTGACCTGCAGGAGCTGCCAGCATTTGCTGTCATTGG GATCTCATGTGGATTTCTTGGAGCATTCTTTGTTTATCTAAACAGACAGGTTGTTTTGTTCATGAGAAGACCAACAGCGCTCACTCAGTTCCTCACGAAATA ccGTTTGATTTACCCCGGTGTGGTGACCCTCATTATTGCTTCCTTCACATTTCCTCCAGGCTTCGGCCAGTTTATGGCTGGTGAG CTGATGCCAAGAGAATGTATCAACTCTCTGTTTGATAACTTTACCTGGACAAAAGTCTGGGACGCCACCACGGAACCTGGTCTGGGCCGCTCCAGAGCCTGGTTCCATTCAGAAGTCAGCAtcttcatcatcctcattatatttttcatcatGAAG TTTTGGATGTCTGCTGTATCAACAACAATGCCTATCCCCTCTGGTGCCTTCATGCCTGTCTTTATACTTG gAGCTGCATTTGGCCGGTTGGTTGGAGAAATCATGGCCACACTGTTTCCAAATGGAATTCTCTTTGATGGTATAGTTTACCGAATCCTACCTGGAGGCTacgctgtgattg GTGCTGCAGCAATGACTggtgcagtcacacacacagtttcgACAGCAGTGATCTGCTTTGAGCTGACCGGGCAGATCTCTCACATTTTACCCATGATGGTGGCAGTGATTCTGGCCAACATGGTGGCACAGGGACTGCAGCCGTCTCTTTACGATTCCATAATACAGGTCAAAAAGCTTCCTTATCTCCCAGAGCTTGGTTTTGGACACATCAG TAAGTATAATATCTTTGTGGAGGACATcatggtgaggaaggtgaagttTTTGTCCCCTCAGACAACCTACCGTGAGCTTCTTCAACTTCTGCAGGCAACCACCCTCAAAAGCATCCCGGTGGTTGATTCTAAAG AGTCAATGATTTTGCTGGGCTCTATTGAGAGGTGTGAGCTTCAAGCAGCCTGTGACTGGTGGCTGTCAGCAGAGAGACGGATTACTAACCAAGGTCAAGCAGTGCGCAGTCCAGGGTCAGTGGTCAGCTGGGAGTCCTTCAGTTTGGTTGATGAAGAAGGAGGAGAGGGGAGCAAGGTAAAG GAAAACACAGTCTCTGAGGAGCAGAACGGCCCGGTGGAAACTGTGGGGGATCCTGCTAATCACACAGCGCCTG GTGTCCTCGGATTCATGAGGGGCGCACTTCATCGCCTCTTGTCAAACTCAATGTCGACGGAGCAGGCTGAGTCACAG GATGCTCCTGTATCCGCTCCTGTAACAGACAGCATGACTCCAGATGAG ATCAAAATTTGGGAGGATGCTGAGCTGGATAAGCCCATCGATATTGACCAGATTCGTATTGATCCCTCCCCGTTTCAGTTGGTTGAAAGAACATCACTGCATAAG acgCACACACTTTTCTCTCTACTAGGTCTTAGTCATGCCTATGTCACCAGCATAGGTAAACTGGTGGGGGTGGTAGCACTTAAAGAG CTTCAAAAGGCCATCGAAGGTTCAACCCGCAGTGGCGTCCGTCTGCGCCCCCCACTGGCAAGTTTCAGAGACGCGAGCCGTAAAAAAACCAAGGAGCACGCCCACCCAAGCTCTGCCCCTTCTTCTCCCACCCGAGAAAGAGAGGTCAGGTGCgaggaagaaaataaagaaacaaaagcgGAAGAGTGCAAGGTCAATGTAGACAGCAACAGCAGAAGTTCAGGTAATTCAGCTCAGGTGCAGCCCCCTTCCACTTCATCTCCTACTTCTACTTCCATCCCTCTCGCATCCCTCCATCGTCTGCCTGAACAGATGACAAacggagagggagagagtgattATGACCTGGTATAA
- the clcn1b gene encoding chloride channel protein 1 isoform X2, producing the protein MTPGLSHSSSVKKPQPYSKCQDCLRRMQRYMITKLGEDWIFLVLLGLTMALVSWSMDYASAKSLQAYKWMYGELKGNVALQYLAWITYPIILIVFSSLFCHLVCPQAIGSGIPEMKTILRGVVLKEYLTLKAFVAKVIGLTASLGSSMPLGKEGPFVHIASICAAVLSKVMSIFTGVYENPYGYTDILTVGCAVGVGCCFGTPLGGVLFSIEVTSTYFAVRNYWRGYFAATFSAFIFRVLSVWNKDSVTITALFRTKFRMDFPFDLQELPAFAVIGISCGFLGAFFVYLNRQVVLFMRRPTALTQFLTKYRLIYPGVVTLIIASFTFPPGFGQFMAGELMPRECINSLFDNFTWTKVWDATTEPGLGRSRAWFHSEVSIFIILIIFFIMKFWMSAVSTTMPIPSGAFMPVFILGAAFGRLVGEIMATLFPNGILFDGIVYRILPGGYAVIGAAAMTGAVTHTVSTAVICFELTGQISHILPMMVAVILANMVAQGLQPSLYDSIIQVKKLPYLPELGFGHISKYNIFVEDIMVRKVKFLSPQTTYRELLQLLQATTLKSIPVVDSKESMILLGSIERCELQAACDWWLSAERRITNQGQAVRSPGSVVSWESFSLVDEEGGEGSKENTVSEEQNGPVETVGDPANHTAPGVLGFMRGALHRLLSNSMSTEQAESQDAPVSAPVTDSMTPDEIKIWEDAELDKPIDIDQIRIDPSPFQLVERTSLHKTHTLFSLLGLSHAYVTSIGKLVGVVALKELQKAIEGSTRSGVRLRPPLASFRDASRKKTKEHAHPSSAPSSPTREREVRCEEENKETKAEECKVNVDSNSRSSGNSAQVQPPSTSSPTSTSIPLASLHRLPEQMTNGEGESDYDLV; encoded by the exons ATGACCCCAGGACTTAGCCACTCCTCCTCGGTAAAGAAACCTCAACCTTACTCAAAATGCCAAG ATTGCCTAAGGCGGATGCAGAGGTATATGATAACAAAGCTTGGGGAGGATTGGATCTTCTTGGTGCTTCTGGGTCTCACAATGGCTTTAGTCAGCTGGAGTATGGACTATGCCAGTGCGAAGAGCCTGCAAG CTTACAAATGGATGTATGGTGAACTGAAAGGGAATGTAGCACTTCAGTATCTGGCCTGGATTACATATCCTATCATTCTGATTGTGTTCTCCTCCCTCTTCTGCCACCTGGTTTGTCCACAAGCTATAG GCTCTGGTATCCCAGAGATGAAGACTATTCTGCGCGGGGTGGTGCTGAAAGAGTATTTGACGCTGAAAGCTTTTGTGGCCAAAGTCATCGGTTTAACTGCAAGCCTGGGCAGTAGCATGCCTTTAGgaaaagag GGACCTTTTGTCCACATTGCAAGTATCTGTGCTGCTGTGCTGAGTAAAGTCATGTCCATTTTTACAGGAGTGTATGAG AACCCCTATGGCTACACTGATATTCTGACAGTGGGGTGTGCTGTAGGGGTCGGCTGCTGTTTCGGCACTCCCCTTGGAG GTGTGTTGTTCAGTATTGAGGTCACATCCACTTATTTTGCTGTGAGGAATTATTGGCGAGGATACTTCGCTGCTACGTTCAGTGCCTTTATATTCAGAGTGCTGTCTGTGTGGAACAAAGACTCTG TCACAATTACAGCTCTGTTTCGTACAAAATTCCGGATGGACTTTCCTTTTGACCTGCAGGAGCTGCCAGCATTTGCTGTCATTGG GATCTCATGTGGATTTCTTGGAGCATTCTTTGTTTATCTAAACAGACAGGTTGTTTTGTTCATGAGAAGACCAACAGCGCTCACTCAGTTCCTCACGAAATA ccGTTTGATTTACCCCGGTGTGGTGACCCTCATTATTGCTTCCTTCACATTTCCTCCAGGCTTCGGCCAGTTTATGGCTGGTGAG CTGATGCCAAGAGAATGTATCAACTCTCTGTTTGATAACTTTACCTGGACAAAAGTCTGGGACGCCACCACGGAACCTGGTCTGGGCCGCTCCAGAGCCTGGTTCCATTCAGAAGTCAGCAtcttcatcatcctcattatatttttcatcatGAAG TTTTGGATGTCTGCTGTATCAACAACAATGCCTATCCCCTCTGGTGCCTTCATGCCTGTCTTTATACTTG gAGCTGCATTTGGCCGGTTGGTTGGAGAAATCATGGCCACACTGTTTCCAAATGGAATTCTCTTTGATGGTATAGTTTACCGAATCCTACCTGGAGGCTacgctgtgattg GTGCTGCAGCAATGACTggtgcagtcacacacacagtttcgACAGCAGTGATCTGCTTTGAGCTGACCGGGCAGATCTCTCACATTTTACCCATGATGGTGGCAGTGATTCTGGCCAACATGGTGGCACAGGGACTGCAGCCGTCTCTTTACGATTCCATAATACAGGTCAAAAAGCTTCCTTATCTCCCAGAGCTTGGTTTTGGACACATCAG TAAGTATAATATCTTTGTGGAGGACATcatggtgaggaaggtgaagttTTTGTCCCCTCAGACAACCTACCGTGAGCTTCTTCAACTTCTGCAGGCAACCACCCTCAAAAGCATCCCGGTGGTTGATTCTAAAG AGTCAATGATTTTGCTGGGCTCTATTGAGAGGTGTGAGCTTCAAGCAGCCTGTGACTGGTGGCTGTCAGCAGAGAGACGGATTACTAACCAAGGTCAAGCAGTGCGCAGTCCAGGGTCAGTGGTCAGCTGGGAGTCCTTCAGTTTGGTTGATGAAGAAGGAGGAGAGGGGAGCAAG GAAAACACAGTCTCTGAGGAGCAGAACGGCCCGGTGGAAACTGTGGGGGATCCTGCTAATCACACAGCGCCTG GTGTCCTCGGATTCATGAGGGGCGCACTTCATCGCCTCTTGTCAAACTCAATGTCGACGGAGCAGGCTGAGTCACAG GATGCTCCTGTATCCGCTCCTGTAACAGACAGCATGACTCCAGATGAG ATCAAAATTTGGGAGGATGCTGAGCTGGATAAGCCCATCGATATTGACCAGATTCGTATTGATCCCTCCCCGTTTCAGTTGGTTGAAAGAACATCACTGCATAAG acgCACACACTTTTCTCTCTACTAGGTCTTAGTCATGCCTATGTCACCAGCATAGGTAAACTGGTGGGGGTGGTAGCACTTAAAGAG CTTCAAAAGGCCATCGAAGGTTCAACCCGCAGTGGCGTCCGTCTGCGCCCCCCACTGGCAAGTTTCAGAGACGCGAGCCGTAAAAAAACCAAGGAGCACGCCCACCCAAGCTCTGCCCCTTCTTCTCCCACCCGAGAAAGAGAGGTCAGGTGCgaggaagaaaataaagaaacaaaagcgGAAGAGTGCAAGGTCAATGTAGACAGCAACAGCAGAAGTTCAGGTAATTCAGCTCAGGTGCAGCCCCCTTCCACTTCATCTCCTACTTCTACTTCCATCCCTCTCGCATCCCTCCATCGTCTGCCTGAACAGATGACAAacggagagggagagagtgattATGACCTGGTATAA